A genomic region of Trichothermofontia sichuanensis B231 contains the following coding sequences:
- a CDS encoding CBS domain-containing protein, with protein sequence MNLSLGQLNPDSTLGALPAYTVTFDSQQPLSAIASQFDQDPNLPGVLVTQGTRLIGVISRSTFQLEGGWNTLQTAAVPSIADLLTLHNLKPLQLPDTCKIDVAVRMVLKRPPEEIGEPIVVERRDFSIALIDTKVLFLAQSQIVMTLNQVIQQQKLIIREYHTKLEIEKQRVATQSEMMAQQKVEIAQNKKNLEIQKLESLNHVRQLVQAHRCLQAISQTLAQENVHGLEMALEGVQAICNNIQAVTETGQALNLELDNFQENSRTIEKISQQVQHLAVQATVAANQPTEQMGSFGRITTDISKFAIQLLDVGQRLEQFVYRFKTRIQDLTQVAQRGTNAARALVSTVETTDETWHHLDSIIQEYNTNQPPSHQLPRLLQQDVAIGFLTQNLKHRIDKAEQALTQLACRVAQTSTEIPLVAKLGKTLEAAQSHGISPNLPPIAASPDTQIPPTPQAAHPPSNSSPPPLAI encoded by the coding sequence ATGAATCTTTCCCTTGGTCAGTTGAACCCGGATTCAACCCTGGGTGCCCTCCCAGCCTACACGGTCACTTTCGACAGTCAACAACCCCTGTCCGCGATCGCTAGTCAGTTTGATCAAGATCCGAACCTACCGGGTGTTTTGGTGACTCAGGGTACCCGGTTAATAGGGGTCATTTCTCGGTCTACCTTCCAATTGGAAGGTGGTTGGAACACGCTGCAAACGGCTGCCGTCCCCTCCATTGCTGACCTCTTGACCCTGCACAACCTGAAGCCTTTACAACTGCCGGATACCTGCAAGATCGATGTGGCTGTCCGCATGGTCCTCAAGCGGCCCCCAGAGGAAATAGGCGAACCGATTGTGGTAGAACGCCGGGATTTTTCGATCGCCTTAATTGACACAAAAGTCCTGTTTCTAGCCCAATCCCAAATTGTGATGACCCTCAACCAGGTTATTCAACAACAGAAATTGATTATCCGCGAGTACCATACCAAGCTAGAAATAGAGAAGCAAAGAGTGGCCACACAATCAGAAATGATGGCTCAACAAAAGGTCGAAATAGCTCAAAATAAAAAAAACTTAGAAATCCAAAAACTGGAAAGCCTGAATCACGTCCGACAGCTAGTACAGGCACACCGTTGTTTGCAGGCCATCAGCCAAACGCTAGCCCAGGAAAATGTACATGGCCTGGAAATGGCGCTGGAGGGAGTACAGGCCATCTGTAACAATATCCAGGCGGTGACGGAGACAGGTCAAGCTCTGAACTTAGAATTGGATAACTTCCAAGAAAACTCACGAACGATTGAAAAAATTAGTCAGCAGGTTCAGCATCTCGCCGTCCAAGCAACGGTTGCAGCTAATCAACCCACAGAGCAGATGGGCAGTTTTGGCCGGATTACGACGGATATTAGCAAGTTTGCCATCCAATTGTTAGATGTGGGCCAACGGTTAGAGCAATTTGTTTATCGCTTCAAGACCCGAATTCAGGATCTGACTCAGGTCGCCCAACGGGGAACGAATGCTGCCCGTGCCCTAGTGAGCACGGTTGAAACGACCGATGAAACTTGGCATCATCTAGACAGCATTATCCAGGAATACAACACGAACCAACCCCCTTCCCATCAGCTCCCGCGTCTACTGCAACAAGATGTGGCGATTGGGTTCCTGACTCAAAATCTCAAACACCGTATTGATAAGGCTGAGCAAGCTCTCACCCAATTGGCTTGCAGGGTCGCACAGACGTCAACAGAAATCCCTTTGGTGGCCAAGTTGGGCAAAACCCTCGAAGCGGCGCAGTCCCATGGCATATCACCCAATCTTCCCCCTATTGCTGCTTCCCCGGATACCCAAATACCCCCTACTCCACAGGCAGCCCATCCCCCATCCAACTCCAGTCCACCTCCGTTAGCAATCTAG
- the glmS gene encoding glutamine--fructose-6-phosphate transaminase (isomerizing) → MCGIVGYIGTQAASSILLEGLRKLEYRGYDSAGIATVHEGQIQCVRAKGKLQNLEDKLAGLENPARLGIGHTRWATHGKPEEYNAHPHMDTAYRIAVVQNGIIENYRELREDLKAKGHEFRSETDTEVIPHLIAECMAHPVADQGQSLSYQSPFLEAVRQAVNQLEGAFALAVICADYPDELITVRQQAPLAIGFGQGEFFCASDTPALVAHTRAVLPLENGELARLTPLGVEVYTFGGERLKKFPRTLNWNPILVEKQGFKHFMLKEIYEQPGVVRACLEAYLRNDWAPEQSQVSPLNLNLPAVWADQLAHIQIVACGTSWHAGLVGKYLLEQLAGVPTQVHYASEFRYAPPPLTPHTLTIGVTQSGETADTLSALDMERQRRQGQPPDYQPHLLGITNRTDSTLATIVEHLINTHAGIEIGVAATKTFTAQLVAFYCLALELAYRRRTLSPTAIAPILDGLRQLPAQMELILESQERYIEELSHEFVDTQDFIFLGRGINFPIALEGALKLKEISYIHAEGYPAGEMKHGPIALLDAKVPVVAIAMPGAVYEKVISNAQEAKARDALLIGVTVSQDEHASEVFDRLLPIPVVDELLSPLLTVVPLQLLAYHIAARRGLDVDQPRNLAKSVTVE, encoded by the coding sequence ATGTGTGGCATTGTTGGCTATATCGGTACCCAGGCCGCCAGTAGCATTTTGCTAGAAGGGCTGCGCAAGCTAGAGTATCGCGGCTACGACTCGGCAGGGATTGCTACTGTGCATGAGGGGCAAATCCAGTGCGTTCGCGCTAAGGGTAAGCTGCAAAATCTGGAGGATAAGCTGGCAGGGCTAGAGAACCCGGCCCGGTTGGGCATTGGCCATACCCGCTGGGCTACCCACGGCAAACCAGAGGAATATAACGCCCATCCCCACATGGATACGGCCTACCGGATCGCGGTGGTCCAGAATGGCATTATCGAAAACTACCGCGAACTGCGGGAGGACCTGAAGGCCAAAGGCCACGAGTTTCGATCGGAAACGGATACGGAAGTCATCCCCCACCTGATCGCCGAGTGCATGGCCCATCCCGTCGCTGACCAAGGCCAATCCTTAAGCTATCAATCTCCCTTCCTGGAAGCGGTGCGGCAGGCGGTGAACCAGTTGGAGGGTGCGTTTGCCCTAGCAGTCATCTGTGCGGACTATCCTGATGAGTTAATTACGGTGCGCCAACAGGCTCCCCTGGCGATCGGCTTTGGTCAAGGGGAATTTTTCTGTGCCTCTGATACCCCGGCCTTGGTGGCCCATACCCGTGCCGTCTTGCCCCTGGAAAATGGTGAACTGGCCCGATTAACGCCCCTAGGGGTTGAGGTGTATACCTTTGGCGGCGAGCGTCTGAAGAAATTTCCCCGCACCCTCAACTGGAACCCGATCCTGGTGGAGAAACAGGGCTTTAAGCATTTCATGCTCAAGGAAATCTATGAGCAGCCGGGGGTCGTGCGGGCCTGTTTGGAAGCCTACTTACGGAACGATTGGGCACCGGAGCAGTCGCAGGTTTCTCCCCTCAATCTCAACCTGCCTGCGGTCTGGGCCGATCAACTGGCCCATATCCAGATTGTCGCCTGTGGTACCAGTTGGCACGCCGGCCTAGTCGGGAAATATCTCCTGGAGCAATTGGCAGGGGTGCCCACCCAGGTGCACTATGCCTCGGAATTTCGCTATGCGCCGCCGCCCCTGACGCCCCACACCCTAACGATCGGCGTTACCCAGTCGGGGGAAACAGCAGATACGCTCTCAGCCCTTGATATGGAGCGCCAACGGCGTCAGGGTCAACCCCCCGACTACCAACCCCACCTGCTAGGGATTACCAACCGCACTGATAGCACCCTGGCGACGATCGTCGAACACCTGATCAATACCCACGCCGGGATTGAAATTGGCGTCGCGGCCACCAAAACCTTTACCGCCCAGTTGGTCGCCTTTTATTGCCTGGCGCTGGAATTGGCCTACCGTCGGCGAACCCTATCGCCAACCGCGATCGCCCCCATTCTCGACGGCTTGCGGCAACTGCCCGCCCAAATGGAACTGATTCTAGAAAGCCAGGAGCGCTATATCGAAGAGTTATCCCATGAGTTTGTGGATACCCAGGACTTTATCTTTCTAGGCCGCGGCATCAACTTCCCGATCGCCCTCGAAGGTGCCCTCAAACTTAAGGAAATTAGCTACATCCATGCCGAAGGTTATCCTGCAGGGGAAATGAAACATGGTCCGATCGCCCTGTTAGATGCCAAAGTACCTGTAGTGGCGATTGCCATGCCGGGTGCAGTCTATGAGAAAGTGATCTCCAATGCCCAGGAAGCCAAGGCACGGGATGCCCTGCTCATTGGGGTGACGGTCAGTCAAGATGAGCACGCCAGTGAGGTGTTCGATCGCCTATTACCCATCCCGGTAGTGGATGAACTCCTGTCTCCACTCTTGACCGTTGTGCCGTTACAACTGTTGGCCTATCATATCGCCGCTCGGCGTGGTCTAGATGTCGATCAACCCCGTAACCTGGCAAAATCGGTCACTGTAGAATAG
- a CDS encoding carbon-nitrogen hydrolase family protein, with protein MQSYLAAAIQMTSSPDLEKNLAHAEDLIDLAVRQGAELVGLPENFPFLGTDDEKAAQAERIGQASEKFLQTMAQRYQITLLGGGFPVPTPEGKVYNTAQLVGPDGRVLTQYRKVHLFDVNVPDGNTYCESKTVLAGTQLPTVYDSPQFGKLGLSVCYDVRFPELYRHLSQAGAEVLFVPAAFTAFTGKDHWQVLLQARAIENTCYVIAPAQTGKHYALRHTHGHAMIVDPWGVVLADAGDQPGVAIAQIDPSRLAQVRRQMPSLQHRVFA; from the coding sequence ATGCAGTCCTATCTGGCCGCCGCTATCCAAATGACCAGTTCGCCGGATCTGGAAAAGAATCTGGCCCATGCTGAAGATTTGATTGACTTGGCTGTGCGCCAAGGGGCCGAACTGGTTGGCCTACCGGAAAATTTCCCCTTCCTGGGTACGGATGATGAAAAGGCTGCCCAGGCCGAGCGCATTGGGCAGGCGAGTGAGAAGTTTCTGCAAACGATGGCCCAACGCTATCAGATTACGCTGCTGGGGGGCGGCTTCCCGGTACCTACCCCAGAGGGTAAGGTGTATAACACGGCGCAACTGGTGGGACCGGATGGGCGGGTGTTGACCCAATACCGCAAGGTGCATCTGTTTGATGTAAATGTGCCGGATGGCAATACCTACTGTGAGTCGAAGACGGTGTTAGCGGGTACCCAATTGCCGACGGTGTACGATTCCCCCCAGTTTGGCAAGTTAGGGTTATCGGTTTGTTACGATGTGCGGTTTCCGGAACTCTATCGCCATCTGTCCCAGGCGGGTGCGGAAGTGCTGTTTGTTCCGGCGGCGTTTACGGCGTTTACGGGGAAAGATCACTGGCAAGTCTTGCTACAAGCGCGGGCGATCGAAAATACCTGCTATGTCATCGCCCCGGCCCAGACGGGGAAACACTATGCCCTGCGTCATACCCACGGCCATGCCATGATTGTTGATCCCTGGGGGGTGGTGCTGGCGGACGCTGGGGATCAACCGGGGGTGGCGATCGCCCAGATTGATCCGTCCCGGCTTGCCCAGGTGCGGCGGCAGATGCCCTCGCTCCAGCATCGGGTGTTTGCCTGA
- the mutY gene encoding A/G-specific adenine glycosylase, whose amino-acid sequence MLPIAALRRSLLSWYAQSGRDLPWRHTHDPYAIWVSEIMLQQTQVQTVIPYYHRWLEHFPTIPDLAQADQQAVLKCWQGLGYYARARNLHRAAQQIVQRHNGIFPTEMEVVLTLPGIGRTTAGGILSAAFNQPTPILDGNVKRVLARLLALEVPPKQALAQLWQVSEQVLDRQQPRQFNQALMDLGATLCTRHQPDCHHCPWQIHCGAYNQGKQAEIPMTEPRSPLPHKHIGVAVIWNDQGQILIDRRPQDGLLGGLWEFPGGKQEPEEMITACIEREIQEELGITIRVGEPLIVLEHAYTHYRVTLHVYQCQHLSGEPQAIGCDEVRWVTLAELDDYAFPKANEKIIAALRQTQ is encoded by the coding sequence ATGTTACCGATCGCGGCATTACGGCGATCGCTGCTGAGTTGGTATGCCCAATCAGGCCGGGATCTGCCCTGGCGGCACACCCATGATCCCTATGCCATCTGGGTATCTGAGATCATGTTGCAACAAACCCAGGTGCAAACGGTCATCCCCTACTATCACCGCTGGTTAGAACACTTCCCAACAATCCCGGATCTGGCTCAGGCCGATCAACAAGCCGTCCTCAAATGCTGGCAAGGCTTGGGCTACTATGCCCGTGCCCGCAATCTCCATCGGGCGGCCCAACAGATCGTGCAGCGACACAATGGGATCTTTCCCACCGAGATGGAGGTGGTGCTAACCCTGCCGGGGATTGGCCGGACTACAGCCGGTGGTATTCTCAGTGCGGCGTTTAACCAGCCGACGCCGATCCTGGATGGCAATGTGAAGCGGGTTCTGGCACGGCTTTTAGCCTTAGAAGTTCCCCCGAAGCAGGCCTTGGCCCAACTGTGGCAGGTGTCTGAACAGGTGCTCGATCGCCAGCAGCCCCGTCAGTTTAACCAAGCCCTGATGGATCTGGGGGCGACCCTGTGCACGCGGCACCAGCCGGACTGTCACCACTGTCCCTGGCAGATCCACTGTGGCGCATACAATCAAGGAAAACAAGCTGAAATTCCGATGACTGAACCGCGATCGCCCTTACCCCATAAGCACATTGGCGTGGCTGTGATCTGGAATGATCAGGGCCAAATCCTCATCGATCGTCGGCCCCAGGATGGCCTGTTGGGCGGGCTGTGGGAGTTTCCAGGGGGTAAACAGGAACCGGAGGAGATGATTACAGCCTGCATTGAACGGGAAATTCAGGAGGAATTGGGTATCACGATCCGGGTAGGAGAACCGTTGATCGTCCTGGAACACGCCTATACCCACTATCGGGTGACGTTGCACGTTTACCAGTGTCAACATCTGAGCGGCGAACCCCAGGCGATCGGCTGTGACGAGGTGCGCTGGGTCACGTTAGCGGAGTTGGATGATTATGCCTTCCCCAAGGCGAATGAAAAAATTATTGCCGCCTTGCGTCAGACGCAGTAA
- a CDS encoding class I SAM-dependent methyltransferase has protein sequence MHQLHSLRTVIITASDAQYFDLAQGTILSVLEAQKTNQISIGFLDLGCTLEQLAWLKQRVDSIQKPTWHFNFPNQDKTPGYVKGLLVRPYLRQYFPDFDIYLWIDADAWVQDWLAPELYIHGAARRKGLAITPEYHRASQQLYGGLPNFWRWIYDRYLENFNEAIAQKLQSYPLCNAGIFSLHKDAKHWQLWEKHLKEALQKPQEKMVKMSDQFVLNFVIYECGLFNYTEILPAWCNWIFNAFPAWDKIQGRLVEPYLPHHPIGILHLAGRQNIGSVKLQATDGSIVELNVRYKSKQNPVFRDASKVELMNSTSHSQNRWDYISPGFHVVRPDSAFPNMQVGQADPSKWKYLRWQIPHNWYVDQRYPHIGFLSRDEVHILYNNALRFRGKKALEIGCWMGWSACHLMLAGVDLDIIDPILANPEVRTSVVSSLQTACQSAGIAGQFVLVPGYSPQKVEELALQHGRKWSLIFIDGEHGAPGPLNDAIACEKYAEADAMVLFHDLAAPDVAQGLDYFRDRGWHTMIYQTMQIMGVAWRGNVQPVQHQPDPKVSWTLPDFLKGYRTSSLSVPEYPSNHNGDLDSRQEFHEIVEKIRPFSLLSEARLHNLYTKAKEICINDLPGNFVECGTYRGGVAAMLGVIIQRYSSRPRKVYAFDTFEGMPEPTEIDKHQNTPANQTGFGAGALKAPIAENIAKICQILNVQDIVVPVQGLFAQTLPTYKFLIDKISLLHADGDWYESTMDIFRNLYNQVIENGIIQVDDYGHWQGCRQAIHDFEKTQGISFHLYPIDYTGVWFTKQSIR, from the coding sequence ATGCATCAATTACATTCCTTGAGAACTGTAATCATCACTGCTTCTGATGCTCAATATTTTGATCTAGCCCAAGGTACGATCCTTTCGGTTCTAGAAGCCCAAAAGACAAATCAAATCTCAATTGGTTTCTTAGATCTTGGCTGTACTCTAGAACAGCTTGCTTGGCTCAAACAGAGAGTTGATTCCATCCAAAAGCCAACCTGGCATTTTAACTTTCCCAATCAAGACAAAACCCCTGGCTATGTTAAGGGTTTGTTAGTACGTCCTTACCTGCGGCAGTATTTTCCGGACTTCGATATTTATTTGTGGATTGATGCTGATGCTTGGGTTCAAGACTGGTTAGCGCCGGAGCTATATATTCACGGTGCAGCGCGAAGAAAAGGATTGGCAATTACTCCAGAATATCACCGCGCTAGCCAACAGCTTTATGGGGGATTACCGAACTTCTGGCGCTGGATTTACGATCGCTACTTAGAAAACTTTAACGAAGCAATCGCTCAGAAACTACAAAGTTATCCTCTCTGCAATGCAGGTATTTTCTCACTGCATAAGGATGCTAAACATTGGCAACTATGGGAAAAACACCTTAAAGAAGCCTTGCAAAAGCCTCAAGAAAAAATGGTAAAGATGTCAGATCAGTTTGTGCTAAATTTTGTAATTTATGAGTGTGGTCTGTTTAATTATACTGAAATTCTACCAGCATGGTGCAACTGGATTTTCAATGCTTTTCCAGCCTGGGATAAAATTCAAGGAAGGTTAGTTGAACCCTACCTCCCTCATCACCCGATTGGGATTCTACACTTGGCAGGTAGACAAAATATTGGAAGTGTTAAACTTCAGGCAACTGATGGCAGTATAGTTGAGCTAAATGTAAGATATAAATCAAAACAAAACCCTGTTTTCAGAGATGCATCTAAGGTTGAGTTAATGAATAGTACAAGTCATTCACAAAATCGCTGGGACTATATTTCTCCAGGATTTCACGTGGTTAGGCCAGATAGCGCTTTTCCAAATATGCAAGTAGGTCAGGCAGATCCAAGCAAGTGGAAGTATCTTCGCTGGCAAATTCCTCATAATTGGTATGTTGATCAACGCTATCCTCATATTGGTTTTTTAAGTCGTGATGAGGTACATATTCTTTATAACAATGCTTTACGATTTCGCGGTAAGAAAGCGTTAGAGATTGGCTGTTGGATGGGATGGTCAGCCTGTCATTTAATGCTCGCTGGCGTTGATCTAGATATTATTGATCCGATTCTAGCAAATCCGGAAGTTCGCACCAGTGTTGTCAGTTCTCTGCAAACCGCTTGTCAATCTGCTGGGATAGCTGGGCAATTTGTGTTAGTGCCTGGTTACAGTCCACAAAAGGTTGAGGAATTAGCTCTGCAACATGGCAGGAAGTGGTCTCTTATCTTCATTGATGGTGAACATGGGGCACCCGGTCCTCTCAACGACGCGATCGCCTGTGAAAAATATGCCGAAGCTGATGCAATGGTCCTATTTCATGATCTTGCTGCACCTGATGTGGCCCAGGGCTTAGACTATTTCCGCGATCGAGGCTGGCACACAATGATTTATCAAACAATGCAAATCATGGGTGTGGCATGGCGTGGCAATGTTCAACCAGTACAACATCAACCTGATCCAAAAGTTAGTTGGACTTTACCGGATTTCTTGAAAGGCTATCGAACTAGCAGTTTATCAGTGCCAGAATACCCTAGTAATCATAACGGTGATCTAGACAGTCGACAAGAATTTCATGAGATTGTCGAAAAAATACGCCCCTTCTCATTACTGAGTGAAGCTCGCCTCCATAACCTGTACACAAAAGCCAAGGAAATTTGTATTAACGATTTGCCAGGGAACTTTGTTGAATGTGGTACCTATCGGGGAGGAGTCGCTGCGATGTTAGGTGTTATTATCCAACGCTATAGTTCCCGCCCCCGTAAAGTTTATGCCTTTGATACATTTGAAGGGATGCCTGAGCCAACAGAAATTGATAAGCATCAAAATACACCTGCTAATCAAACGGGTTTTGGAGCAGGAGCGTTGAAAGCACCGATTGCCGAAAACATTGCAAAAATCTGCCAGATTCTAAATGTCCAGGATATCGTTGTTCCAGTACAAGGACTATTTGCGCAAACATTACCTACTTACAAATTTTTAATTGATAAAATATCACTTTTGCATGCTGATGGCGATTGGTATGAATCAACGATGGATATTTTTAGGAACTTATACAATCAAGTCATTGAAAATGGGATTATTCAAGTGGATGATTATGGCCATTGGCAAGGATGTCGTCAGGCTATTCATGACTTTGAGAAAACTCAAGGGATTAGCTTTCATCTGTACCCAATTGACTATACAGGGGTCTGGTTTACCAAACAATCAATAAGGTAG
- the mrdA gene encoding penicillin-binding protein 2, which translates to MVLILPSPSTASAPTTRTVGQTFRALWLMVLVSLLLVGAIGSRLVYLQLVQGKRNQQLADENRIRLIPKQPERGQILDRTGKLLAGNRVSHSVFVWPIAQKQAEWPNTVARLSKILNIPAADIQNRMEQAGYSSPYLVRIARGITPAQVTAIEELRSELPGVEVDAETVRYYPNGSLGAHVLGYTGELNAEELEARRHLGYRLGDVIGQMGVEAAFEQQLRGEWGGQQVEVDGTGQIVRILGEKPTKAGQTVQLTLDLELQKAAEAALGNTQGAIVAIDPNNGGVLAMVSRPAFDPNIFSTRISPATWEQLQSADHPFVNRALQAFPPASTFKIVTTTAALESGKYSPYDVLPTYPYVQVGGIQFWDWNRAGFGPLGFTGAMAWSSDTFFYQVAMRIGSEHLIPWTRRYGFGQKTGIELAGQESPGLVPDDAWKRENIGEGWFVGDTINMSIGQGFLLATPLQVAVMFAVPANGGYRVQPHLLKDNEAARSWRESLNLKPSTVAILREGLAQVVSSGTGTAMNSASIPSNAGKTGTAEDPPRPSHAWYGGYAPVDKPEIVVVAFAENSGGGGGKVAAPMVRQVLEAYFNRKQ; encoded by the coding sequence ATGGTTTTGATTCTCCCGTCGCCTTCTACGGCCTCTGCTCCAACAACGCGCACGGTAGGTCAAACCTTTCGCGCTCTGTGGTTGATGGTGCTAGTATCATTGCTGTTGGTGGGGGCAATTGGCAGTCGGCTGGTCTATTTGCAACTGGTGCAGGGTAAGCGGAATCAGCAACTGGCAGATGAAAATCGCATTCGCCTAATTCCCAAACAACCCGAACGCGGGCAAATCCTCGATCGCACTGGTAAACTCCTGGCGGGGAACCGGGTCTCCCACTCGGTCTTCGTCTGGCCGATCGCCCAAAAACAAGCGGAATGGCCCAATACGGTGGCTCGCTTGTCTAAGATTCTCAATATCCCAGCGGCTGATATTCAAAATCGCATGGAGCAGGCGGGATACAGTTCGCCCTATCTAGTGCGGATTGCGAGGGGCATTACACCGGCGCAAGTGACGGCGATCGAGGAGTTGCGGTCCGAACTGCCTGGGGTAGAGGTAGATGCAGAGACGGTGCGCTACTACCCCAACGGGAGTTTAGGTGCCCATGTCTTGGGTTACACTGGCGAACTCAACGCCGAAGAACTGGAAGCCCGTCGGCACCTGGGGTATCGCCTGGGGGATGTGATTGGGCAGATGGGCGTGGAGGCGGCGTTTGAGCAGCAACTCCGGGGGGAGTGGGGTGGCCAGCAGGTGGAGGTGGATGGGACGGGCCAGATCGTCCGTATCCTGGGCGAAAAGCCTACTAAAGCCGGTCAAACAGTGCAACTGACGCTAGACCTGGAGCTACAGAAGGCAGCAGAGGCAGCGCTGGGGAATACACAAGGGGCGATCGTGGCGATCGATCCGAACAATGGGGGAGTTTTGGCAATGGTGAGCCGTCCTGCCTTTGACCCCAATATTTTCTCGACACGCATTTCTCCGGCCACGTGGGAGCAACTCCAGAGCGCTGACCATCCCTTCGTCAACCGCGCCCTACAGGCGTTTCCCCCAGCCAGCACGTTTAAAATCGTCACGACAACAGCGGCATTGGAGTCAGGTAAGTATAGCCCCTACGATGTGTTACCGACCTATCCCTATGTGCAGGTGGGGGGGATTCAGTTCTGGGATTGGAACCGAGCGGGTTTTGGTCCCCTGGGGTTTACGGGGGCAATGGCCTGGAGTAGTGACACCTTTTTTTACCAGGTTGCCATGCGCATTGGTAGCGAACATCTGATTCCGTGGACCCGTCGCTATGGCTTTGGTCAAAAGACGGGGATCGAGTTGGCGGGTCAGGAGTCGCCGGGGTTAGTGCCGGATGATGCCTGGAAGCGGGAAAATATTGGTGAAGGCTGGTTTGTCGGTGACACGATTAATATGTCGATCGGGCAGGGTTTTCTGCTAGCCACGCCGCTCCAGGTAGCAGTCATGTTTGCGGTGCCGGCCAATGGGGGGTATCGCGTCCAACCGCATTTACTCAAAGATAATGAGGCGGCTCGAAGTTGGCGCGAGTCATTGAACCTCAAGCCCAGTACCGTTGCAATTCTGCGGGAAGGTTTGGCCCAAGTAGTCAGCAGTGGGACAGGAACAGCGATGAATTCGGCCAGCATCCCCTCTAATGCAGGGAAAACAGGAACGGCTGAAGATCCCCCGCGACCTTCTCATGCGTGGTATGGGGGCTATGCACCGGTGGATAAACCAGAAATTGTGGTCGTTGCCTTTGCCGAAAACTCGGGCGGTGGAGGTGGGAAAGTAGCCGCTCCAATGGTGCGCCAAGTCTTGGAAGCCTATTTCAACCGCAAGCAATAG
- a CDS encoding ABC transporter ATP-binding protein, whose translation MSQSAAKHQRQRTETSAPAVELRDVFKLFEGEPAVRNLNLTVQPGEFFSILGPSGCGKTTTLRLIAGFEEPSAGEVRIQGSSMLHVPPYRRPVNTVFQSYALFNHMTVWENVAFGLQIKGIKRSQLQQRVQESLKLVKMEAFSQRYPAQLSGGQQQRVALARALVNEPTVVLLDEPLGALDLKLRKEMQVELANLHQQLGVTFVMVTHDQEEALSLSDRIAVMNGGQIEQIGTPHEIYQQPATPFVADFIGDTNLLQGRVDFVDKRRLRVVTESGLKVLVQRSETSQSIRPNRVVLSIRPENIHLSLTPPEGQANCFQGQLSHTMYLGTHIHYVVELISGDRLTVLQPNTLDTVPQRGTALYVYWSEQDGLALPA comes from the coding sequence ATGTCTCAATCTGCTGCCAAACATCAGCGCCAACGAACCGAGACGAGCGCACCTGCAGTGGAACTGCGGGATGTATTCAAGCTGTTCGAGGGAGAGCCAGCGGTTCGCAACCTGAACCTGACCGTTCAGCCGGGCGAGTTTTTCAGTATTTTGGGGCCTTCTGGGTGTGGTAAAACCACGACCTTGCGGTTGATTGCTGGATTTGAAGAGCCATCAGCGGGTGAAGTGCGGATTCAGGGAAGTTCCATGTTGCACGTGCCCCCCTACCGCCGTCCCGTCAACACCGTTTTCCAAAGTTACGCCCTGTTTAACCACATGACGGTTTGGGAGAACGTCGCCTTTGGGTTGCAAATTAAGGGTATTAAGCGATCGCAACTCCAGCAACGGGTTCAGGAAAGTCTGAAACTGGTCAAGATGGAAGCATTTAGTCAGCGTTACCCTGCCCAACTGTCTGGGGGCCAACAACAGCGCGTCGCCCTAGCGCGTGCCCTGGTGAACGAGCCAACGGTGGTCTTACTCGATGAACCCCTCGGAGCACTGGATCTGAAGCTGCGTAAAGAAATGCAGGTGGAACTGGCAAATTTACATCAACAGTTGGGCGTTACCTTCGTTATGGTCACCCACGATCAGGAGGAGGCCCTGTCCCTATCCGATCGCATTGCCGTTATGAATGGGGGCCAGATAGAACAAATTGGAACCCCCCATGAAATTTACCAGCAGCCCGCTACGCCCTTTGTGGCCGATTTTATTGGTGACACCAATCTCTTGCAAGGGCGAGTAGACTTTGTGGACAAACGCAGACTACGAGTAGTTACCGAGAGCGGCCTCAAAGTCCTGGTCCAGCGTTCTGAGACCAGCCAGAGTATCCGACCCAATCGCGTAGTCCTAAGTATCCGTCCAGAAAATATTCACCTGAGCCTGACACCACCAGAGGGACAAGCCAACTGCTTCCAGGGCCAGTTAAGTCATACCATGTACCTGGGGACCCACATTCACTACGTAGTGGAACTGATCTCCGGCGATCGGCTCACGGTTCTGCAACCCAATACTCTAGACACAGTACCACAGCGGGGTACGGCCCTCTATGTCTACTGGTCAGAACAGGATGGCTTAGCCCTACCGGCCTGA